Proteins from a genomic interval of Deltaproteobacteria bacterium:
- a CDS encoding SpoIID/LytB domain-containing protein — translation MQRGTLLLLVFLSLFLSLSCAGKDAFIEKQRLPGVEEPLRFEPSVRVLIKRGLLQLTISEGDYFVSTKGGEIVSRGERDITIRSEEGYLSDGARRFNGELLLVSRAPVMIDGVLYSGRVVFHPTQRGIDLIDQIGMERYVASVLKSEVPSSFDLEAKKAVAVAVRTYTLYRMENGKGEYYHLDNSNISQVYGGIEDVGDEYVRAAKDTRGEVVMYRLSPALAVYHASCGGRTENAYDTWQTDISYLRAVTCGYCDYAPGFRWVLEISQREFVNVLRKEGIRGNRLISLRPGSKTNTGRTKTLRVEMDTGTWDVSASKLRADVGYAAMKSISFSIAMTGDRVSMSGRGYGHGVGLCQYGANGMAGRGFSFREILRHYYGGKIDITRYY, via the coding sequence ATGCAGAGAGGAACCCTCCTCCTGCTCGTTTTCCTGTCCCTTTTTCTTTCCCTTTCATGCGCAGGCAAGGATGCCTTCATCGAGAAGCAAAGACTTCCCGGCGTGGAAGAGCCTTTACGCTTTGAGCCCTCGGTGAGAGTTTTGATAAAGAGAGGCCTCTTGCAACTGACCATAAGTGAGGGGGACTATTTTGTCAGCACGAAGGGGGGGGAAATCGTTTCGCGGGGAGAAAGAGACATTACCATCAGGTCTGAAGAGGGGTATTTATCAGACGGTGCCCGTCGGTTCAACGGGGAGCTTTTGCTCGTATCCAGGGCTCCCGTTATGATAGATGGTGTCCTCTATTCCGGCAGGGTGGTTTTTCACCCGACGCAGAGGGGAATCGATTTAATTGACCAGATCGGGATGGAGCGATACGTTGCGTCAGTTTTAAAAAGCGAGGTTCCTTCCTCTTTCGATCTCGAGGCTAAAAAGGCGGTGGCAGTTGCCGTGCGAACATATACGCTCTACAGGATGGAAAATGGGAAGGGCGAATACTATCACCTCGATAACTCAAATATATCACAGGTTTACGGTGGCATAGAGGATGTGGGAGACGAATATGTGAGGGCTGCAAAGGATACACGGGGAGAAGTGGTCATGTATCGTTTGAGCCCTGCTCTGGCGGTTTACCATGCCTCCTGCGGCGGCAGGACCGAAAATGCCTACGATACGTGGCAGACCGATATTTCCTACCTCCGGGCAGTTACCTGCGGCTACTGCGATTATGCGCCGGGATTCAGGTGGGTACTCGAGATTTCACAGCGTGAGTTCGTCAATGTATTGAGGAAAGAGGGAATAAGGGGAAATAGGTTGATCTCCTTAAGGCCCGGTTCGAAAACCAATACAGGGAGGACTAAAACACTGCGGGTGGAGATGGATACGGGAACCTGGGATGTTTCCGCATCGAAGCTTCGCGCCGATGTGGGATACGCGGCTATGAAGAGCATAAGCTTCTCTATAGCGATGACTGGCGACAGGGTATCAATGTCGGGAAGGGGCTACGGCCACGGCGTGGGACTTTGCCAGTATGGAGCCAATGGAATGGCGGGACGGGGATTTAGCTTCAGGGAAATCCTGAGGCATTATTATGGCGGAAAGATAGACATAACGCGTTACTATTGA
- the tgt gene encoding tRNA guanosine(34) transglycosylase Tgt, which produces MEFRIEKECSDTDARAGVIKTARGTFHTPAFMPVGTAGTVKAMTPEEIRDIGYGCILANTYHLYLRPGHKLIERLGGLHRFMGWDGNILTDSGGFQVFSLSPLRNITPEGVVFRSHLDGKMLKLTPQRAVEIQRSLGSDIMMQLDVCVEHPADQKAVEEGVLLSARWGKKCLNVARRHGATIFGIIQGGMVKELRMRSLELTVENGFDGYAIGGLSVGESKPLMMEMIDYTSMRMPQERVRYLMGVGTPADILFSVSRGIDIFDCVLPTRNARNGQLFTWKGQIAIKQSRYREDESPPDPDCACYTCKKFSRSYLRHLFLAGEILSSRLNTIHNLFFYHELMKRVREAITNGNFHLFVKQSSILRKH; this is translated from the coding sequence TTGGAGTTTCGGATAGAGAAAGAGTGCAGCGATACTGATGCGAGGGCAGGCGTCATTAAAACTGCCCGTGGCACATTTCATACCCCAGCATTCATGCCTGTTGGAACGGCGGGCACAGTCAAAGCGATGACGCCGGAGGAGATCAGGGACATCGGGTACGGGTGCATTCTCGCAAATACCTACCACCTCTACCTTCGTCCGGGACACAAGCTCATAGAGCGACTTGGCGGATTGCACAGGTTCATGGGATGGGACGGGAACATTCTCACGGACAGTGGGGGTTTCCAGGTTTTCAGCCTGTCGCCCCTCAGAAATATAACGCCCGAGGGTGTTGTTTTCAGATCCCATCTGGATGGGAAGATGCTCAAGCTTACACCGCAGCGTGCGGTTGAGATCCAGAGGTCGCTCGGCTCAGACATCATGATGCAACTCGACGTTTGTGTGGAGCATCCCGCCGACCAAAAGGCGGTGGAAGAGGGAGTGCTGCTTTCCGCAAGGTGGGGTAAAAAGTGCCTCAATGTGGCAAGGAGACACGGGGCTACCATTTTCGGGATAATTCAGGGTGGAATGGTAAAAGAATTGAGAATGCGATCCCTGGAGTTGACGGTGGAAAATGGTTTCGACGGGTATGCAATAGGTGGCCTGTCCGTCGGGGAAAGCAAGCCCCTCATGATGGAAATGATCGATTATACCTCTATGCGCATGCCCCAAGAAAGGGTGAGGTATCTCATGGGCGTTGGAACCCCTGCGGATATACTGTTCTCGGTTTCCCGGGGCATAGATATTTTCGATTGTGTCCTTCCCACGAGAAATGCCCGAAACGGACAGCTCTTCACGTGGAAAGGCCAGATTGCTATCAAGCAAAGCAGATACCGTGAGGACGAGAGCCCTCCCGACCCGGATTGTGCCTGCTACACCTGTAAAAAATTCTCAAGGTCCTATCTCAGGCATCTTTTCCTCGCCGGCGAGATACTCTCTTCCCGGTTGAACACGATTCACAACCTTTTTTTCTATCATGAACTCATGAAACGGGTGAGAGAGGCAATTACCAATGGAAATTTTCATCTATTTGTGAAACAATCTTCAATCTTAAGGAAGCATTAA
- a CDS encoding MBL fold metallo-hydrolase — protein MKLSQDPKVVIERLEVSPFFENTYIFGRRDEGKCLVIDPGDDPEKILRTANFHGLEVECVLLTHGHLDHVIGCREIRTRVGCKVGIHRLDEEMFINSSRQGIVLGYPAQDQTAPDFYFDEGDELELAGFQIKVFHTPGHTPGSVCFYTGDVLFSGDLLFAGSIGRTDLPGGSYEMLMNSVIQKVFTLSDETIVYPGHGPKTTVGFEKRHNPFFI, from the coding sequence TTGAAGCTCAGCCAAGACCCGAAGGTTGTCATCGAGCGTCTGGAGGTGAGCCCCTTTTTTGAAAACACCTACATTTTCGGCAGGAGGGATGAGGGGAAGTGCCTGGTCATCGATCCGGGCGATGATCCGGAAAAAATATTGAGAACGGCAAACTTTCACGGCCTGGAGGTGGAGTGCGTTCTCCTGACACACGGCCACCTGGATCATGTGATAGGCTGCCGGGAAATCAGGACCCGGGTTGGTTGTAAAGTGGGCATTCACAGGCTCGACGAAGAGATGTTTATCAATTCCAGCAGACAGGGAATCGTCCTCGGGTATCCTGCGCAGGATCAGACAGCCCCTGACTTCTATTTCGATGAAGGCGATGAACTCGAGCTGGCGGGGTTTCAGATTAAAGTTTTCCATACACCCGGCCATACCCCGGGGAGCGTATGTTTTTACACCGGTGATGTTCTCTTTTCGGGGGACCTTCTCTTTGCCGGTTCGATCGGAAGGACCGACCTGCCGGGCGGCTCCTACGAGATGCTCATGAATTCAGTCATACAAAAAGTGTTCACTTTGAGCGATGAGACGATTGTCTATCCGGGTCACGGGCCAAAGACAACAGTGGGTTTTGAGAAGAGGCACAACCCATTTTTCATATGA
- a CDS encoding uracil-DNA glycosylase: MTDKARLNIIARYLDLIGIDHVAVPSAADSVDVACGSVAFDVLHKDKELVKLIDFIGDCRRCRLCEGRRNIVFGTGNPNAPVIFVGEGPGVEEDRRGEPFVGAAGKRLNVWIKKLGLEREEVYIANIVKCRPPGNRTPRPDEAATCLPFLERQIEIIAPKLIVTLGGPALNYLLGKNERITRVRGTPLVYGNIPLIPTYHPAYILRNPQKEKEVFLDLEGIREFLNPRI; encoded by the coding sequence ATGACCGACAAGGCGAGGTTGAACATCATTGCCAGGTACCTGGACCTTATCGGGATCGATCATGTGGCGGTTCCTTCAGCAGCAGACTCTGTCGATGTTGCCTGCGGGAGCGTAGCTTTTGATGTGCTCCACAAGGATAAAGAGCTGGTGAAGCTGATAGATTTCATCGGAGACTGCAGGAGATGCAGGCTTTGTGAGGGAAGAAGGAATATCGTTTTTGGGACGGGAAACCCGAACGCCCCGGTAATCTTTGTCGGGGAGGGTCCGGGAGTCGAAGAAGATAGGCGTGGAGAGCCATTTGTCGGCGCTGCAGGGAAGCGGTTGAATGTGTGGATTAAAAAGCTCGGGCTGGAAAGAGAAGAGGTGTACATAGCCAACATCGTGAAGTGCAGGCCGCCGGGAAACAGGACACCCAGACCCGATGAGGCCGCCACCTGTCTCCCTTTCCTTGAGCGGCAGATCGAAATAATAGCCCCGAAGCTCATAGTCACCCTCGGAGGCCCCGCGCTGAACTATCTTCTCGGTAAAAACGAGCGGATCACGAGGGTTCGAGGCACACCGCTCGTGTACGGGAACATCCCGCTCATCCCCACGTACCACCCGGCATATATTCTGAGAAACCCCCAGAAGGAAAAGGAGGTCTTTCTTGACCTTGAGGGGATAAGGGAATTTTTAAATCCCCGGATATAA
- the secD gene encoding protein translocase subunit SecD, producing MKRSILWRAMLVGLLTVLGVFLLVPSVTTYVPASLKEKIGKINLGLDLQGGIFLRLQVELDKAVENTISRYSDDAKTSLREKGIPVLSVRRVHGASYQIVIPPGEFIERARTALEQRFGNLEIEVGEIREDMATLILSMRDSEVSFIKNNAVKQAVETIRNRIDQFGVREPQIVSEGEERIVVQLPGIKEKQRAVDIVGKTALLEFKLVDSEHSLDDALSGSVPENSQILYQKSVDRNSGVVSKNAILLFRRTLLTGDHIKTARVSFDNRTGAPYVSLSFDSIGAKIFDRVTGENVKRRLAIVLDDTVYSAPVIQERISGGEAQITGSFTTDEASDLALVLRAGSLPAPVTIIQNVSIGPSLGRDSIDKGVRASIIGLILVVVFMVVYYRLSGLIANLALFLNLIYLLAVMAVLEATLTLPGIAGIILTIGMAVDANVLIFERIREELRLEKTVRASIDAGYDKALFTIIDSHITTLITAAVLFQFGTGPIKGFAVTLSLGVLINLFTSLVCTKVIFDYVNFKQPMKTLSI from the coding sequence ATGAAAAGGAGTATTCTGTGGAGGGCGATGCTGGTCGGTTTGTTGACTGTTTTAGGAGTATTTCTCCTCGTACCGAGCGTCACGACCTACGTTCCTGCTTCCTTGAAGGAGAAAATAGGGAAGATAAACCTCGGCCTCGATCTCCAGGGCGGTATTTTTCTGCGGCTCCAGGTTGAGCTCGATAAGGCGGTGGAAAACACGATATCCCGGTATTCGGATGATGCGAAGACATCGCTGCGGGAGAAGGGAATTCCCGTCCTTTCGGTCCGGAGGGTCCATGGCGCTTCTTACCAGATCGTGATCCCACCGGGCGAGTTTATCGAGAGAGCCCGGACCGCTCTCGAGCAGCGTTTTGGAAACCTCGAGATCGAAGTGGGCGAAATACGCGAGGATATGGCAACGCTGATTCTTTCCATGAGGGACTCGGAGGTCAGTTTCATAAAGAACAATGCGGTGAAACAGGCCGTTGAGACAATACGGAACAGGATCGACCAGTTCGGCGTCCGGGAGCCACAGATTGTGAGCGAGGGCGAAGAGAGGATAGTGGTTCAGCTGCCGGGGATAAAAGAGAAGCAAAGGGCCGTGGACATCGTCGGCAAGACGGCGCTTCTCGAGTTCAAGCTGGTCGATTCGGAGCACAGCCTCGACGACGCCCTGTCAGGCAGCGTTCCGGAGAATTCGCAGATACTGTATCAGAAATCCGTTGACAGGAATTCGGGAGTTGTGTCCAAAAATGCGATCCTCCTGTTCAGGAGGACCCTTTTGACGGGAGACCACATAAAGACAGCCCGGGTAAGTTTCGACAACAGGACCGGCGCCCCGTATGTTTCACTCTCCTTCGATTCTATCGGGGCGAAAATATTCGACCGGGTAACGGGCGAGAATGTGAAAAGGAGGCTCGCCATTGTTCTCGACGACACGGTCTATTCCGCTCCGGTAATTCAGGAAAGAATATCCGGAGGAGAAGCCCAGATAACGGGAAGCTTTACCACTGATGAGGCCTCCGACCTGGCTCTGGTGCTCCGGGCGGGATCTCTTCCTGCACCGGTAACGATCATTCAGAATGTCTCGATCGGCCCATCGCTGGGACGTGATAGCATCGATAAGGGGGTGAGGGCATCCATAATCGGGCTGATACTCGTCGTAGTCTTCATGGTTGTCTACTACAGGCTTTCCGGGCTGATTGCGAACCTTGCGTTGTTTCTAAATCTCATTTATCTGCTCGCAGTCATGGCCGTGCTGGAGGCGACTCTTACCCTGCCCGGCATAGCGGGGATAATCCTGACCATCGGTATGGCCGTTGATGCCAATGTTTTGATCTTCGAAAGGATCAGGGAAGAACTCAGGCTCGAAAAGACGGTCAGGGCATCGATTGACGCAGGATACGACAAAGCCCTTTTCACCATCATCGACTCCCACATAACGACTCTCATCACGGCGGCCGTTCTCTTTCAGTTTGGGACGGGACCCATCAAGGGCTTTGCCGTCACGCTGTCGCTGGGTGTCCTGATAAATCTCTTTACATCGCTGGTGTGCACGAAGGTGATATTCGATTACGTAAACTTCAAACAGCCGATGAAGACGTTGAGTATCTGA
- the yajC gene encoding preprotein translocase subunit YajC, producing the protein MLLGSIAFAMSEKGAGGSTGLVGLVPLVLMFVIFYFILIRPQQKQVKRHQEFIKNLKKGDRVVTNGGLHGSITGLTDTVVTLDIADNVRVKVSRTAIAGLSKDQASSQQQ; encoded by the coding sequence ATGTTACTCGGGTCGATTGCATTTGCCATGAGCGAGAAAGGGGCGGGCGGGTCTACCGGCCTGGTTGGTCTCGTGCCCCTCGTGCTCATGTTCGTAATTTTCTATTTTATTCTGATCAGGCCACAGCAAAAGCAGGTCAAGAGACATCAGGAGTTTATCAAGAATCTGAAGAAGGGTGACAGAGTGGTCACCAATGGTGGCCTTCACGGGTCGATAACCGGTCTCACCGATACAGTGGTGACCCTCGATATTGCAGATAATGTGAGGGTCAAGGTGTCAAGAACCGCCATTGCAGGTTTAAGCAAGGATCAGGCCTCTTCGCAGCAACAGTAA
- the queA gene encoding tRNA preQ1(34) S-adenosylmethionine ribosyltransferase-isomerase QueA encodes MDVNELDYDLPDRLIAQFPLPGRDESRLMHYERGSRRIRHAYFSMLPEYLNSGDLLVFNESRVMKARVLFERKSGGKMEIFFLSHVDEGKGGSDAKTWECLLRPSRKVNSGDPIEITEGLLVRPIDCLGSGRWIVECECDGTVYERLEQAGRIPLPPYIKRGERNSFPDEERYQTVYAKVPGSVAAPTAGLHFTEKLIGAIVERGVHVAKVSLNIGYGTFSPIRKERVEDHEMHVEYFSIPPESADLIEKQRKSGAKVIAIGTSTVRALETAFRGDATPGVYAGYSDLFIYPGYRFRMIDGLITNFHLPRSSLIALVMAFCGVRELKRCYREAISENYRFFSYGDAMFVV; translated from the coding sequence ATGGACGTAAATGAACTCGATTATGATCTTCCCGACCGACTGATCGCGCAGTTTCCCCTTCCCGGGAGGGACGAATCCCGGTTGATGCACTACGAACGGGGGTCAAGGAGGATACGACACGCCTATTTCTCCATGCTGCCGGAGTATCTTAACTCCGGAGACCTGCTGGTTTTCAACGAGTCCAGGGTGATGAAAGCAAGGGTGCTATTCGAGCGAAAAAGTGGAGGAAAGATGGAGATTTTTTTCCTCTCCCACGTTGACGAAGGGAAAGGGGGGAGTGATGCCAAAACGTGGGAGTGCCTTCTGCGGCCTTCCAGAAAAGTCAATAGCGGCGACCCCATCGAAATAACAGAGGGATTGTTGGTCAGACCCATCGATTGCCTGGGGTCAGGGAGGTGGATCGTAGAATGCGAGTGCGATGGAACCGTTTACGAGCGGCTTGAACAGGCAGGACGGATACCCCTCCCCCCCTATATCAAGAGGGGGGAACGGAATTCATTTCCCGATGAGGAGCGCTACCAGACGGTGTATGCAAAGGTGCCGGGTTCCGTCGCTGCGCCCACTGCCGGTCTCCACTTCACAGAGAAACTCATCGGGGCCATCGTGGAGAGGGGCGTTCACGTTGCGAAGGTAAGCCTCAACATCGGATACGGCACTTTTTCGCCCATCAGAAAGGAAAGAGTTGAAGATCACGAAATGCACGTCGAATATTTTTCAATTCCCCCCGAGTCTGCCGATTTGATAGAGAAACAGAGAAAAAGTGGTGCCAAGGTGATCGCCATCGGTACCTCTACCGTCCGGGCACTCGAGACGGCTTTCAGGGGAGACGCAACCCCCGGGGTTTATGCGGGGTACTCTGACCTGTTCATCTATCCGGGTTACCGGTTTCGGATGATCGACGGGCTGATCACAAATTTTCATCTTCCCAGGAGCAGCCTCATCGCCCTTGTCATGGCTTTCTGCGGTGTCCGGGAACTGAAGAGGTGTTACCGGGAAGCGATTTCGGAAAATTACCGTTTCTTCTCCTACGGAGATGCCATGTTTGTTGTGTGA
- the coaBC gene encoding bifunctional phosphopantothenoylcysteine decarboxylase/phosphopantothenate--cysteine ligase CoaBC produces MRQGVESLKGKSIVVGITGGISAYRACDIVRILVQDGATVHVIMTKAAMEFITPLTLQTLSQNPVITDLFDLISESRIGHISLAQGADLVLVAPATANIIGKFAAGIADDMLSTLYLATEAPIVVAPAMNEKMYAAAVVRENIGKLRDRGVMVIDPGWGELACGDVGWGRLAPVEQIVEAARAALSSKILQGKKVLVTAGPTAEPIDPVRDITNRSSGKMGFALAKIARRLGAEVVLVSGPVSLEDPYFIKTLRVKTGEEMHGAVMENLESTDLLIKAAAVADFRPSQKAKEKIKKDTFGGTVHLERNIDILASVGVKSPRPFLVGFAAETEDVRENALRKMEEKNIDAIVTNDVSRADIGFSSDYNEVTVIFRDGTEQAVPKNEKDKVALQILEMIAGRLSGR; encoded by the coding sequence ATGAGGCAGGGGGTGGAATCGTTGAAAGGAAAGTCGATCGTTGTGGGGATAACCGGTGGAATCTCCGCGTACCGTGCCTGTGATATCGTGAGGATCCTCGTGCAGGATGGGGCAACGGTGCATGTGATCATGACCAAGGCGGCGATGGAATTCATCACCCCCCTCACTTTGCAAACACTTTCTCAGAATCCGGTAATTACCGACCTTTTCGATCTGATCTCAGAATCCCGCATCGGCCACATTTCGCTCGCCCAGGGGGCAGACCTGGTTCTCGTCGCCCCCGCAACGGCGAATATAATAGGCAAATTTGCCGCCGGAATAGCCGACGACATGCTCTCGACCCTGTACCTTGCAACCGAGGCTCCCATCGTTGTGGCTCCTGCAATGAACGAAAAGATGTATGCCGCCGCCGTGGTCAGGGAAAACATAGGGAAACTTCGCGATCGGGGGGTGATGGTAATAGATCCCGGATGGGGTGAGCTTGCCTGCGGTGACGTGGGCTGGGGAAGGCTTGCCCCGGTAGAGCAGATTGTGGAAGCCGCCAGAGCCGCGCTGTCTTCAAAGATATTGCAGGGAAAAAAGGTTCTTGTCACGGCGGGGCCCACTGCCGAGCCTATCGATCCCGTGAGGGACATTACAAACAGGTCCTCGGGTAAGATGGGCTTTGCCCTGGCGAAGATTGCAAGGAGGCTCGGTGCCGAAGTGGTGCTCGTATCCGGACCCGTTTCCCTAGAAGACCCCTATTTCATTAAGACCTTGCGGGTAAAAACGGGGGAGGAGATGCACGGCGCTGTAATGGAGAACCTGGAGTCCACCGACCTGTTGATAAAGGCCGCTGCGGTGGCGGATTTCAGGCCTTCCCAGAAGGCGAAGGAGAAGATCAAGAAAGATACGTTCGGGGGGACCGTTCACCTCGAGCGGAATATAGATATTCTGGCATCGGTTGGTGTAAAGAGCCCGAGACCTTTTCTCGTCGGCTTTGCTGCCGAAACCGAGGATGTTCGTGAAAACGCCCTCAGGAAAATGGAGGAAAAAAACATCGATGCCATCGTGACCAATGACGTTTCGAGGGCGGATATCGGCTTCTCATCCGATTATAACGAGGTAACTGTTATCTTCAGGGATGGGACGGAACAGGCTGTCCCGAAGAATGAAAAGGATAAGGTTGCCCTCCAGATTCTCGAGATGATCGCCGGGAGGCTTTCAGGAAGATGA
- a CDS encoding nodulation protein NfeD, with translation MAPGTNIGAAHPVGIGGGKMDETMAEKIANDAAAYARSIADKKGRNADWAEEAVRKSTSLTEKMALQKKVIDLVAEDLSDLLVKVDGMEVEKDGNTFVIDSKAAVVVFNKMGLRHRILNALSDPNVAYILLMLGIYGVFFELSNPGAIFPGVVGGICIILGFYALQTLSVNYAGFLLIALAMILFILEMKVPSYGMLSVGGVIALFLGSIMLFHSREPYLRISMKTLVPMILLSTLFFGSIIFLAIRAQKQKPKTGFHAIVGESGKVTSDIIETGKVFVAGEIWDAVSDESIKEGEDVVVTGKEGFKLFVKRKKTE, from the coding sequence ATGGCACCAGGGACGAATATCGGCGCTGCCCATCCCGTGGGAATCGGGGGGGGCAAGATGGATGAGACCATGGCGGAGAAGATCGCAAACGATGCTGCTGCGTACGCCCGGTCCATAGCGGACAAGAAGGGGAGGAACGCGGACTGGGCAGAGGAGGCAGTGAGGAAAAGCACGTCCCTTACCGAAAAAATGGCATTGCAGAAGAAGGTAATCGACCTTGTTGCCGAGGACCTGAGTGACCTTCTGGTGAAAGTTGATGGGATGGAGGTCGAAAAGGACGGAAATACGTTTGTGATAGATTCCAAGGCGGCTGTCGTCGTGTTCAACAAAATGGGCCTCCGGCACAGGATTCTCAATGCTCTCTCAGATCCCAATGTTGCCTATATCCTGCTCATGCTGGGGATTTATGGTGTTTTTTTCGAGTTATCGAACCCCGGTGCAATATTTCCCGGAGTGGTCGGAGGGATATGCATCATTCTCGGGTTTTACGCGCTTCAAACGCTGTCGGTGAATTATGCCGGATTCCTCCTCATCGCCCTGGCAATGATCCTCTTTATCCTTGAAATGAAAGTTCCGAGCTATGGGATGCTCTCCGTCGGGGGGGTCATCGCACTTTTTCTCGGCTCTATTATGCTTTTCCATTCTCGAGAGCCATATTTGAGGATTTCCATGAAGACACTTGTACCGATGATCTTACTTTCGACGCTCTTTTTCGGTTCGATTATATTCCTTGCGATACGGGCCCAGAAGCAAAAGCCAAAAACAGGTTTTCATGCGATAGTCGGAGAATCGGGGAAGGTAACCTCTGATATTATTGAAACGGGCAAGGTTTTCGTCGCAGGGGAGATATGGGATGCCGTATCAGACGAATCGATCAAAGAGGGTGAGGATGTTGTCGTTACCGGGAAGGAGGGGTTCAAGCTCTTTGTGAAACGGAAAAAGACAGAATAA
- a CDS encoding slipin family protein — protein sequence MFLPVALIILLLIFLSAAIKVLKEYVRGVVFRLGRVIGEKGPGLIILIPFIDKLVRVDLRTVTMDVPPQDIITRDNVSVKVNAVVYFRVMDAVKAVVSVENYLYATSQLAQTTLRSVCGQAELDELLTERDKINNELQEILDRHTDPWGVKVSMVEVKHIDLPQEMQRAMAKQAEAERERRSKVIAAEGEFQASERLLQASERLSKNPVAIQLRFLQTVSEVASEKNMTIFLPIPVELLKPFLDAYGKKAGEGGE from the coding sequence ATGTTTCTGCCCGTTGCTCTCATAATTCTTTTGTTGATATTTCTCAGTGCGGCAATCAAGGTTCTCAAAGAGTATGTGCGGGGAGTGGTCTTCAGGCTTGGAAGAGTGATAGGCGAAAAAGGACCCGGACTGATTATTCTGATCCCCTTCATCGATAAGCTCGTCAGGGTGGATCTTCGGACCGTAACGATGGATGTTCCGCCCCAGGATATTATCACGAGGGACAACGTATCCGTGAAGGTTAATGCCGTCGTCTACTTCCGGGTCATGGATGCAGTAAAAGCGGTGGTTTCCGTTGAAAACTATCTCTACGCGACTTCACAGCTTGCCCAGACGACACTGAGGAGCGTGTGCGGGCAGGCAGAGCTCGATGAACTGCTGACAGAGCGGGACAAGATTAACAATGAACTGCAGGAGATCCTCGACCGGCACACGGACCCCTGGGGGGTCAAAGTTTCAATGGTTGAAGTGAAACACATAGACCTCCCCCAGGAGATGCAAAGAGCGATGGCAAAACAGGCGGAGGCAGAGAGGGAGAGAAGATCAAAAGTTATCGCTGCCGAGGGAGAATTTCAGGCCTCGGAGAGACTGCTTCAGGCATCGGAAAGATTGAGCAAGAACCCGGTCGCCATTCAACTGCGGTTTCTCCAGACGGTTTCTGAGGTTGCTTCCGAGAAAAACATGACCATTTTTCTCCCCATTCCGGTGGAACTCTTGAAACCTTTTCTTGATGCTTACGGCAAAAAAGCTGGTGAGGGGGGTGAGTAA